One genomic window of Cupriavidus oxalaticus includes the following:
- a CDS encoding YjgN family protein has translation MHAGSSDFTFSSSAAFDTEPASPQPLRLSFTGSGSEYFRIWIVNVLLTIVTFGIYSAWAKVRTLQYFYRNTRLDGASFDYHGKPSAILKGRAIVFGLALAFQLASNVSPFLALAMLVALLAVFPLLLVRSLRFRMANSSYRGLRFAFTGGDAEAYKVFVLWPLAAVFTLGLLGPLAHQRFKQYQHRNTRFGTAPFGFAAGAGEFYGVYLRAFGVVLATAVAGIVLSFVLGAVVAPGTKGLAAAAILGFAIAGFYLGLLAVSPYLMARLQNVVWSHTTLAQHAFRCQVGAGRMIFIFVTNLIAIALTLGLYLPFARVRATRYRVESVTMLAAGPLDSFVAGEVQQVGALGDAAVDWYDIDIAL, from the coding sequence ATGCACGCCGGCAGCAGCGATTTCACGTTCTCTTCGTCCGCGGCCTTTGACACGGAGCCGGCGTCACCGCAACCTCTGCGCCTGTCTTTCACCGGGTCCGGATCGGAATATTTCCGTATCTGGATTGTTAATGTACTGCTGACCATCGTCACCTTCGGCATCTATTCCGCATGGGCCAAGGTGCGCACGCTGCAGTACTTCTATCGCAATACCCGGCTCGACGGGGCCAGCTTCGATTACCACGGCAAGCCCTCGGCGATCCTGAAGGGCCGCGCCATCGTGTTCGGCCTCGCCCTTGCGTTCCAGCTGGCCTCGAACGTATCGCCCTTCCTCGCGCTGGCGATGCTGGTGGCGCTGCTGGCGGTGTTCCCGCTGCTGCTGGTGCGCTCGCTGCGCTTCCGCATGGCCAATTCCAGCTACCGCGGCCTGCGCTTTGCCTTTACCGGCGGGGATGCCGAGGCCTACAAGGTATTCGTGCTGTGGCCGCTGGCGGCGGTGTTCACGCTGGGGCTGCTCGGCCCGCTGGCGCACCAGCGTTTCAAGCAGTACCAGCACCGCAACACGCGCTTCGGCACGGCGCCATTCGGCTTTGCCGCCGGCGCCGGCGAGTTCTACGGCGTCTACCTGCGGGCGTTCGGCGTGGTGCTGGCAACGGCTGTCGCCGGCATCGTGCTCAGCTTTGTCCTGGGCGCGGTGGTGGCACCGGGGACCAAGGGCCTCGCCGCCGCGGCGATCCTCGGCTTCGCGATTGCCGGTTTCTACCTGGGCCTGCTGGCGGTCAGCCCCTACCTGATGGCGCGCCTGCAGAACGTCGTATGGAGCCACACCACGCTCGCCCAGCACGCGTTCCGCTGCCAGGTCGGCGCGGGCCGCATGATCTTTATCTTCGTCACCAACCTGATCGCCATCGCGCTCACGCTGGGCCTGTACCTGCCTTTCGCGCGGGTGCGCGCTACGCGTTACCGGGTCGAAAGCGTGACCATGCTGGCCGCCGGCCCGCTCGACAGCTTTGTCGCCGGCGAGGTGCAGCAGGTCGGTGCGCTCGGCGATGCAGCAGTAGACTGGTACGACATCGACATCGCGCTCTGA
- a CDS encoding M48 family metallopeptidase — MIPVTFFDGRTSRAHPATLAVEAQQAVLRDDSGAELRRAALSDVRVSERVRRAPRLVTFADGAFCEINDHAAFDHMLAATGHREGLVSRAQNSWRLAGMAVAALVAVLVLGYYVLLPWGAGVMARTVPAEVEAHLGRLTLASLDNGVVKPTQLPQAEQERIRQGFAALRRPPDAGHDYQILFRQGGEIGANALALPGGTIVVTDELVGLAGTGAGMMGVLAHEAGHVARRHGLQQVIQASALGALSAYLFGDISTVLAGVPAAMLTLRYSRDHEREADDFAIEVMQRNGLPPAALADVLVKLEHRAGAGAPSSASSASSASSASSASSASSAPETAPERGQDFLSTHPHTQARIDALRRAGK; from the coding sequence ATGATCCCAGTCACCTTCTTCGATGGCCGCACCTCGCGTGCGCATCCGGCAACCCTGGCCGTGGAAGCGCAGCAGGCGGTGCTGCGCGACGACAGCGGCGCCGAACTGCGCCGCGCGGCGCTGTCCGATGTGCGCGTATCCGAACGCGTACGGCGCGCGCCGCGGCTGGTCACGTTCGCCGACGGCGCCTTCTGCGAAATCAACGACCACGCCGCCTTCGACCACATGCTGGCCGCCACCGGCCATCGCGAAGGGCTGGTGTCTCGCGCGCAGAACAGCTGGCGCCTGGCGGGGATGGCGGTGGCGGCGCTGGTGGCGGTGCTGGTGCTGGGCTACTACGTGCTGCTGCCGTGGGGCGCGGGCGTGATGGCGCGCACGGTGCCGGCGGAAGTGGAGGCCCATCTGGGCAGGCTGACGCTGGCGAGCCTGGACAACGGCGTGGTCAAGCCGACGCAGCTGCCGCAGGCCGAGCAGGAACGCATCCGCCAGGGCTTTGCCGCGCTCAGGCGGCCGCCCGACGCGGGGCACGACTACCAGATCCTGTTCCGCCAGGGCGGTGAAATCGGCGCCAATGCCCTGGCGCTGCCCGGCGGCACCATCGTAGTCACCGACGAACTGGTCGGCCTGGCCGGCACCGGCGCCGGAATGATGGGGGTGCTGGCGCACGAAGCCGGCCACGTGGCGCGCCGCCACGGCCTGCAGCAGGTCATCCAGGCCTCGGCGCTGGGTGCGCTGTCGGCCTACCTGTTCGGCGATATCTCGACCGTACTGGCGGGCGTGCCGGCCGCCATGCTGACGCTGCGCTACTCGCGCGACCACGAGCGCGAGGCCGACGACTTTGCCATCGAGGTCATGCAGCGCAATGGCCTGCCGCCCGCGGCGCTAGCCGATGTGCTGGTCAAGCTGGAACATCGTGCGGGCGCCGGCGCGCCATCGTCGGCATCGTCGGCATCGTCGGCATCGTCGGCATCGTCGGCATCGTCGGCATCGTCGGCACCGGAGACCGCACCGGAGCGCGGCCAGGACTTCCTGTCGACGCACCCGCATACGCAGGCGCGCATCGACGCACTGCGCCGCGCCGGAAAGTAA
- the lgt gene encoding prolipoprotein diacylglyceryl transferase gives MLIHPQFDPVAIHLGPLAIRWYGLMYLAGFIMFLWFGRLRIRQPHMAAKGWTTRDLDDMLFFGVLGVILGGRLGYVLFYKPTYYLSHPMEIFKVWEGGMAFHGGFLGVIVAMWLFGRLRRRHWMEVTDFIAPMIPCGLAAGRIGNFINGELWGRATDLPWGMIFPQAGDNIPRHPSQLYQFAGEGVALFIILWLFARKPRPMGAVSGVFLIGYGAFRFAAEFAREPDSFLGLLALKMSMGQWLSLPMILAGIAMVIWAYRRQPGAGAPQPAA, from the coding sequence ATGCTGATCCATCCCCAGTTCGACCCGGTTGCCATCCACCTGGGCCCGCTTGCCATCCGCTGGTACGGGCTGATGTACCTGGCCGGGTTCATCATGTTCCTGTGGTTCGGCCGCCTGCGCATCCGCCAGCCGCACATGGCGGCCAAGGGCTGGACCACGCGCGACCTCGACGACATGCTGTTCTTCGGCGTGCTGGGCGTGATCCTGGGCGGGCGGCTGGGCTATGTGCTGTTCTACAAGCCGACGTACTACCTGTCGCACCCGATGGAAATCTTCAAGGTGTGGGAGGGCGGCATGGCCTTCCACGGCGGCTTTCTCGGCGTGATCGTGGCCATGTGGCTGTTCGGCAGGCTGCGCCGCCGCCACTGGATGGAGGTGACCGACTTCATCGCACCGATGATCCCGTGCGGGCTGGCCGCCGGCCGCATCGGCAATTTCATCAACGGCGAGCTGTGGGGCCGCGCGACCGACCTGCCCTGGGGCATGATCTTCCCGCAGGCGGGCGACAACATCCCGCGCCATCCGTCGCAGCTGTACCAGTTCGCCGGCGAAGGCGTGGCGCTGTTCATCATCCTGTGGCTGTTCGCGCGCAAGCCGCGGCCGATGGGCGCGGTCTCGGGCGTGTTCCTGATCGGCTATGGCGCGTTCCGCTTTGCCGCCGAATTCGCGCGCGAGCCGGACAGCTTCCTGGGCCTGCTGGCGCTGAAGATGTCGATGGGGCAGTGGCTGAGCCTGCCGATGATCCTGGCCGGCATCGCGATGGTGATCTGGGCCTACCGGCGCCAGCCGGGCGCGGGCGCGCCGCAGCCGGCGGCCTGA
- a CDS encoding LysR family transcriptional regulator — protein MDLRQLRYFVTVAEELHFGRAAQRLSMTQPPLSQQIQALEEELGVPLFVRTRRSVALTPAGAQWLPEVRRVLADAAALPGLAQRLARGELGSLSLAFVSTADYGILPDLLRRFRARHPEVQLQLREATSDVQLEALLEGAIDAGLVIRPQLPAMPPGLAYLPLVSEPLVLAVADGWRPAGGLAQDGKVSLREAASEPLIIFPRRSAPAFYDIITGYYAREGLVPAIAQEAIQMQTIVSLVSAGMGVALVPASLCNLRRTGVSYLALRESGPQIETGLAWRDGGSAGVAPVLRSFIEIAGALDTEATEATLAAAAPR, from the coding sequence TTGGACCTGCGTCAGCTGCGTTACTTCGTCACCGTGGCGGAAGAGCTGCATTTCGGCCGGGCCGCGCAACGGCTATCGATGACACAGCCGCCGCTGTCGCAGCAGATCCAGGCGCTGGAGGAGGAACTTGGCGTGCCGCTGTTCGTGCGCACGCGGCGCTCCGTGGCGCTGACACCGGCCGGCGCGCAGTGGCTGCCCGAGGTGCGGCGGGTGCTGGCCGATGCCGCGGCCCTGCCCGGGCTGGCGCAGCGGCTGGCGCGGGGCGAGCTGGGTTCGCTGTCGCTGGCCTTCGTCAGCACCGCCGACTACGGCATCCTGCCTGACCTGCTGCGGCGGTTCCGGGCGCGTCATCCGGAGGTGCAACTGCAGTTGCGCGAGGCCACCAGCGACGTCCAGCTCGAAGCGCTGCTGGAAGGCGCGATCGACGCGGGCCTGGTGATCCGGCCACAGCTGCCTGCGATGCCGCCCGGACTGGCCTACCTGCCGCTGGTCAGCGAACCGCTGGTGCTGGCAGTCGCCGACGGCTGGCGGCCGGCAGGCGGGCTCGCGCAGGACGGCAAGGTATCGCTGCGCGAGGCAGCATCCGAACCGCTGATCATCTTCCCGCGCCGAAGCGCGCCGGCGTTTTATGACATCATTACGGGCTACTATGCGCGCGAGGGCCTGGTGCCGGCGATCGCGCAGGAAGCCATCCAGATGCAGACCATTGTCAGCCTGGTGTCGGCTGGCATGGGCGTGGCGCTGGTGCCGGCATCGCTGTGCAACCTCCGGCGCACCGGCGTGTCGTACCTGGCGCTGCGCGAGTCCGGCCCGCAGATCGAGACCGGGCTGGCCTGGCGCGACGGCGGCAGCGCCGGCGTCGCGCCGGTGCTGCGGTCGTTCATCGAGATTGCCGGCGCACTGGACACCGAGGCCACCGAGGCCACCTTAGCCGCCGCGGCGCCGCGCTGA
- the ilvD gene encoding dihydroxy-acid dehydratase has translation MAFNKRSQNITQGVARSPNRSMYYALGYKKEDFDKPMVGIANGHSTITPCNAGLQRLADAAIDAVKASGANPQVFGTPTISDGMSMGTEGMKYSLISREVIADCIETAAQGQWMDGVVVIGGCDKNMPGGMIALARTNVPGIYVYGGTIKPGNWKGKDLTIVSSFEAVGEFTAGRMSQEDFEGVEQHACPSTGSCGGMYTANTMSSSFEALGMSLLYSSTMANPDQEKVDSAAESARVLVEAIKKDIKPRDIITRQSIENAVALIMATGGSTNAVLHYLAIAHSAEVEWTIEDFERIRRKVPVICNLKPSGQYVATDLHKAGGIPQVMKILLKAGLLHGDCLTITGRTLAEELEHVPDTPRADQDVILPIEKALYKEGHLAILKGNLAEEGAVAKITGLKNPVITGPARVFEDEQSAMEAILADKINAGDVLVLRYLGPKGGPGMPEMLAPTSAIIGKGLGESVGFITDGRFSGGTWGMVVGHVAPEAAVGGTIALVQEGDSITIDAHKLLLQLNVPEEELAKRRADWKAPAPRYTRGVLAKFSKLASTASKGAVTD, from the coding sequence ATGGCATTCAACAAACGCTCGCAGAACATCACCCAAGGCGTGGCGCGTTCCCCCAACCGCTCGATGTACTACGCCCTCGGCTACAAGAAGGAAGACTTCGACAAGCCGATGGTGGGCATCGCCAACGGTCACTCGACGATCACGCCGTGCAATGCCGGCCTGCAGCGCCTGGCCGACGCGGCGATCGACGCGGTCAAGGCGTCCGGCGCCAACCCGCAGGTGTTCGGCACGCCGACCATCTCGGACGGCATGTCGATGGGCACCGAGGGGATGAAGTACTCCCTGATCTCGCGCGAGGTCATCGCCGACTGCATCGAGACCGCGGCGCAGGGCCAGTGGATGGACGGCGTGGTCGTGATCGGCGGCTGCGACAAGAACATGCCCGGCGGCATGATCGCGCTGGCACGCACCAACGTGCCGGGCATCTATGTCTATGGCGGCACCATCAAGCCGGGCAACTGGAAGGGCAAGGACCTGACCATCGTGTCGTCGTTCGAAGCCGTAGGCGAATTCACCGCCGGCCGCATGAGCCAGGAAGACTTCGAGGGCGTCGAACAGCACGCCTGCCCGTCTACCGGCTCGTGCGGCGGCATGTACACCGCAAACACGATGAGTTCGTCGTTCGAGGCGCTGGGCATGTCGCTGCTGTACTCGTCGACCATGGCCAACCCGGACCAGGAGAAGGTCGACAGCGCGGCGGAATCTGCGCGCGTGCTGGTCGAGGCGATCAAGAAGGACATCAAGCCGCGTGACATCATCACGCGCCAGTCGATCGAGAATGCCGTGGCGCTGATCATGGCCACCGGAGGCTCGACCAACGCGGTGCTGCACTACCTCGCCATCGCGCATTCGGCGGAAGTCGAATGGACCATCGAGGACTTCGAGCGCATCCGCCGCAAGGTGCCGGTGATCTGCAACCTGAAGCCTTCGGGGCAATACGTGGCCACCGACCTGCACAAGGCGGGCGGCATCCCGCAGGTCATGAAGATCCTGCTCAAGGCCGGCCTGCTGCATGGCGACTGCCTGACCATTACCGGCCGCACGCTGGCCGAAGAACTCGAACACGTGCCAGACACCCCGCGTGCCGACCAGGATGTGATCCTGCCGATCGAAAAAGCGCTCTACAAGGAAGGCCACCTTGCCATCCTGAAGGGCAACCTGGCCGAGGAAGGCGCCGTCGCCAAGATCACCGGGCTCAAGAACCCGGTCATCACCGGCCCGGCGCGCGTGTTCGAGGACGAGCAGAGCGCGATGGAAGCCATCCTGGCCGACAAGATCAACGCCGGCGACGTGCTGGTGCTGCGCTACCTCGGCCCCAAGGGCGGCCCGGGCATGCCGGAAATGCTGGCGCCGACCTCGGCCATCATCGGCAAGGGACTGGGCGAGTCGGTCGGGTTTATCACCGATGGCCGCTTTTCGGGTGGTACCTGGGGCATGGTGGTCGGCCACGTCGCGCCTGAGGCGGCGGTGGGCGGCACGATCGCGCTGGTGCAGGAAGGGGACTCGATCACCATCGACGCGCACAAGCTGCTGCTGCAGCTGAACGTGCCGGAGGAAGAGCTGGCGAAGCGGCGTGCCGACTGGAAGGCGCCGGCGCCGCGCTATACGCGTGGGGTGCTGGCGAAGTTTTCGAAGCTGGCGTCGACGGCCAGCAAGGGTGCAGTGACGGATTGA
- a CDS encoding DNA polymerase III subunit chi, whose translation MTRIDFHSNVPDLLGYVCRLVRKAYGAGQKVVIHGTPAQLADLDARLWTFSALDFLPHCGLEHPNAAVTPILLAATTEGVPHHQLLINVSDQPPAQFASFERLIEVVGSGDAAREAGRQRYRFYRERGYPLTHHDIGQPKGDAA comes from the coding sequence ATGACGCGCATCGACTTCCACAGCAACGTGCCGGACCTGCTCGGCTATGTCTGCCGGCTGGTCCGCAAGGCCTACGGCGCCGGCCAGAAGGTAGTGATCCACGGCACGCCGGCGCAGCTGGCGGACCTGGATGCGCGCCTGTGGACCTTTTCGGCGCTGGATTTCCTGCCGCATTGCGGGCTTGAACACCCCAATGCGGCGGTCACGCCGATCCTGCTGGCCGCCACCACCGAAGGCGTGCCGCACCACCAGCTGCTGATCAACGTGTCCGACCAGCCGCCGGCGCAATTCGCCAGTTTCGAACGCCTGATTGAAGTGGTGGGGTCCGGCGACGCCGCCCGCGAAGCCGGCCGCCAGCGCTACCGCTTCTACCGCGAACGCGGCTATCCGCTGACGCATCACGATATCGGCCAGCCCAAGGGAGACGCAGCATGA
- a CDS encoding leucyl aminopeptidase, whose product MEFSTKALDLSKAGQNGFLATKTDCLVVGLFEGQNLAGVAKALDTATKGLVARLVKQGDFEGKRGTHLMLHEVAGVGAARVLLVGLGKEAEFSDKAFADAVRTAVRALSSTRATTALWCLAQQAPQQRDVSWAIISTITLVRDAGYRLLERHPGLKRANANGKPNGADKSSLRKVVIAVDSSDARAATQAAVRGTAIANGMEVTRDLGNLPSNICTPTYLANAARSIAKRHKLKAEVLGRKQIEALNMGAFLAVTKGSEEPPQFIVLRYDGAGAKQAPVVLVGKGITFDTGGISLKPGEGMDEMKYDMCGAASVLGTIQAVAEMGLKLNVVAVVPTCENMPSGVATKPGDVVTSMSGQTIEILNTDAEGRLILCDALTYVERFKPAAVIDVATLTGACIIALGHQNSGLYSRSDMLADQLLQAGRHAMDTAWRMPLDDEYQDQLKSNFADMANIGGRPAGSVTAACFLSRFTEKYDWAHLDIAGTAWKSGAAKGATGRPVPLLTQFLMDRAA is encoded by the coding sequence ATGGAATTTAGCACAAAAGCCCTTGATTTGAGCAAAGCCGGCCAAAATGGTTTCCTGGCGACCAAGACCGACTGCCTCGTGGTCGGCCTGTTCGAGGGCCAGAACCTGGCCGGCGTGGCCAAGGCGCTGGATACGGCCACCAAGGGCTTGGTGGCGCGGCTGGTCAAGCAGGGCGACTTCGAAGGCAAGCGCGGCACCCACCTGATGCTGCACGAAGTGGCCGGCGTCGGCGCCGCGCGCGTGCTGCTGGTGGGCCTGGGCAAGGAAGCCGAGTTCTCGGACAAGGCCTTTGCCGACGCCGTGCGCACCGCGGTGCGTGCCTTGTCGTCCACGCGCGCCACCACCGCGCTGTGGTGCCTGGCGCAGCAGGCGCCGCAGCAGCGCGACGTTTCGTGGGCCATCATCAGCACCATCACGCTGGTGCGCGACGCCGGCTACCGGTTGCTCGAGCGCCACCCCGGCCTGAAGCGCGCCAATGCCAACGGCAAGCCCAACGGCGCCGACAAGTCGTCGCTGCGCAAGGTCGTGATCGCGGTCGACAGCAGCGACGCCCGCGCCGCCACCCAGGCCGCTGTGCGCGGCACCGCCATCGCCAACGGCATGGAAGTGACGCGTGACCTGGGCAACCTGCCGTCCAATATCTGCACCCCGACCTACCTGGCCAATGCCGCGCGCAGCATCGCCAAGCGCCACAAGCTCAAGGCCGAAGTGCTGGGCCGCAAGCAGATCGAGGCGCTCAACATGGGCGCCTTCCTGGCCGTGACCAAGGGCAGCGAGGAGCCGCCGCAGTTCATCGTGCTGCGCTATGACGGCGCCGGTGCCAAGCAGGCGCCGGTGGTGCTGGTGGGCAAGGGCATCACCTTCGACACCGGCGGCATCTCGCTCAAGCCGGGCGAGGGCATGGACGAGATGAAGTACGACATGTGCGGCGCCGCCTCGGTGCTGGGCACCATCCAGGCCGTGGCCGAGATGGGCCTGAAGCTCAACGTCGTGGCCGTGGTGCCGACCTGCGAGAACATGCCCAGCGGCGTCGCCACCAAGCCGGGCGATGTCGTCACCAGCATGTCGGGCCAGACCATCGAGATCCTGAACACCGACGCCGAGGGCCGCCTGATCCTCTGCGACGCGCTGACCTACGTCGAGCGCTTCAAGCCGGCCGCGGTGATCGACGTGGCCACGCTGACCGGCGCCTGCATCATCGCGCTGGGCCACCAGAACAGCGGCCTGTACTCGCGCTCCGACATGCTGGCCGACCAGCTGCTGCAGGCCGGCCGCCATGCCATGGATACCGCCTGGCGCATGCCGCTCGATGACGAGTACCAGGACCAGCTCAAGTCCAACTTCGCCGACATGGCCAATATCGGCGGGCGCCCGGCGGGCAGCGTGACCGCGGCCTGCTTCCTGTCGCGCTTTACCGAGAAGTACGACTGGGCCCACCTGGACATCGCCGGCACCGCCTGGAAGAGCGGTGCGGCCAAGGGCGCCACCGGCCGCCCGGTGCCGCTGCTGACGCAGTTCCTGATGGACCGCGCGGCCTGA
- the lptF gene encoding LPS export ABC transporter permease LptF: protein MILQQALRRELAYTAGAVFLVMLTFMLTSLVIRILGLAANGKASPNDVLMLIGLATIGYLSILLSATLFISTLIVLTRWYKDSEMVVWFSAGISLRDLVKPVLQFAAPFIVLALLLGMFAWPWANQQSALFRDRFEQRGVMSMIAAGRFIEPAKANYVLFIEGMDPGMKFARNVFVANAEADKIGVALAHQGKFETMPNGDRLVVMENGRRYSGTPGQIDYRIVEFERYAVKVDSKPPESEAKLPPKSRDTIELIRNPTRENLGELIWRISLPILAFNFVMIAIPLAYVNPRLGRYTPLVFAVLIYLTYSNLVNLTQSWVRNGSVPFWLAWWPIHLTVFLGALMLFRYRQNRSLGGWRAVFGLKRRNAATSGSQA, encoded by the coding sequence ATGATCCTTCAACAAGCCCTGCGACGCGAGCTCGCCTACACCGCCGGGGCGGTGTTCCTGGTGATGCTGACCTTCATGCTCACGTCGCTCGTGATCCGCATCCTGGGATTGGCCGCCAACGGCAAGGCCAGTCCCAACGACGTGCTGATGCTGATCGGCCTGGCCACCATCGGCTACCTGTCCATCCTGCTGTCGGCCACCCTGTTTATCTCGACCCTGATCGTGCTCACGCGCTGGTACAAGGATTCGGAGATGGTGGTGTGGTTCTCGGCCGGCATCTCGCTGCGCGACCTGGTCAAGCCGGTGCTGCAGTTCGCCGCGCCGTTCATCGTGCTGGCGCTGCTGCTGGGCATGTTCGCGTGGCCGTGGGCCAACCAGCAGAGCGCGCTGTTCCGCGACCGCTTCGAGCAGCGCGGGGTGATGTCGATGATCGCCGCCGGCCGCTTCATCGAGCCGGCCAAGGCCAACTACGTGCTGTTCATCGAGGGCATGGACCCCGGCATGAAGTTCGCGCGCAATGTCTTCGTCGCCAATGCCGAGGCCGACAAGATCGGCGTGGCGCTGGCGCACCAGGGCAAGTTCGAGACCATGCCCAATGGCGACCGCCTGGTGGTGATGGAGAACGGCCGCCGCTATTCCGGCACGCCCGGCCAGATCGACTACCGCATCGTCGAGTTCGAACGCTACGCGGTCAAGGTGGACAGCAAGCCGCCCGAGTCCGAGGCCAAGTTGCCGCCCAAGAGCCGCGACACCATCGAGCTGATCCGCAACCCCACGCGCGAGAACCTGGGCGAGCTGATCTGGCGTATCTCGCTGCCGATCCTGGCGTTTAACTTCGTGATGATCGCGATCCCCCTGGCCTATGTGAACCCGCGCCTGGGCCGCTATACCCCGCTGGTGTTCGCGGTGCTGATCTACCTGACCTACAGCAACCTGGTCAACCTGACGCAGTCCTGGGTGCGCAACGGCTCGGTGCCGTTCTGGCTGGCCTGGTGGCCGATCCACCTGACGGTGTTCCTGGGGGCGCTGATGCTGTTCCGCTACCGGCAGAACCGCAGCCTGGGCGGCTGGCGCGCCGTGTTCGGCCTGAAACGGCGCAATGCCGCCACCAGCGGGAGCCAGGCATGA
- the lptG gene encoding LPS export ABC transporter permease LptG — protein MRILRVYERYFGRLVYSVFAFILFAVLSLFVFFDMLNELENVNAQYTSLVALFHVLLQAPTRVYEVLPIAVLISAIYVFSQLASQSEFTIFRVAGLNTRQALFSLFKLAVPLAIVTFLFGEFIGPRAEQYAQKLKLEAIGATVSAGFRSGVWVKDRDQDPAGGGEITRFVNVAGLRPDQTITGITIYEFDPQYRLRVIRVANEGRYQGGQAWELQGVSETRFTELMPQADPAKPAPPRDALAPDFRAEQLKFPRVAMHSELTPQILSVLLVTPERMSTLDLFRYIRHLRDNKQDTQRYEIAFWKKVIYPLTLFVMVALALPFAYLHARAGAVGVKVFGGIMLGLSFHLSNTLFSHVGLLHTWPPIISALVPGTLYLTVALLALRWVDRH, from the coding sequence ATGAGGATCCTGCGCGTCTATGAACGCTACTTCGGGCGGCTGGTCTATAGCGTGTTCGCCTTCATCCTGTTCGCGGTGCTGTCGCTGTTCGTGTTCTTCGACATGCTCAACGAGCTGGAGAACGTCAACGCCCAGTACACCTCGCTGGTGGCGCTGTTCCACGTGCTGCTGCAGGCCCCTACCCGGGTCTACGAGGTGCTGCCGATCGCGGTGCTGATCAGTGCGATCTACGTGTTCTCGCAGCTGGCCAGCCAGTCCGAGTTCACCATCTTCCGTGTCGCCGGCCTGAATACGCGGCAGGCGCTGTTCTCGCTGTTCAAGCTGGCGGTGCCGCTGGCGATCGTGACCTTTCTCTTCGGCGAGTTCATCGGCCCGCGCGCGGAGCAGTATGCGCAGAAGCTCAAGCTCGAGGCGATCGGCGCGACGGTATCGGCGGGCTTCCGTTCCGGCGTCTGGGTCAAGGACCGCGACCAGGATCCGGCCGGCGGCGGCGAGATCACCCGCTTCGTCAACGTGGCGGGGCTGCGCCCGGACCAGACCATCACCGGCATCACCATCTACGAATTCGACCCGCAATACCGCCTGCGCGTGATCCGCGTGGCCAACGAAGGCCGCTACCAGGGCGGCCAGGCGTGGGAACTGCAAGGGGTCAGCGAGACGCGCTTTACCGAGCTGATGCCGCAGGCCGATCCGGCCAAGCCCGCGCCGCCGCGTGATGCACTGGCGCCGGATTTCCGCGCCGAGCAGCTCAAATTCCCGCGCGTGGCGATGCACTCGGAGCTGACACCGCAGATCCTGTCGGTGCTGCTGGTGACGCCGGAGCGGATGTCGACGCTGGACCTGTTCCGCTATATCCGCCACCTGCGCGACAACAAGCAGGACACGCAGCGCTACGAGATCGCGTTCTGGAAAAAGGTGATCTACCCGCTGACGCTGTTCGTGATGGTGGCGCTGGCCCTGCCCTTTGCCTACCTGCACGCGCGTGCCGGGGCGGTGGGCGTGAAGGTGTTCGGCGGCATCATGCTGGGGCTGTCGTTCCACCTGTCGAATACGCTGTTCTCGCACGTCGGCCTGCTGCATACCTGGCCGCCGATCATCTCCGCGCTGGTGCCAGGCACGCTTTACCTGACGGTGGCGCTGCTGGCGCTGCGCTGGGTCGACCGGCACTGA
- a CDS encoding sirohydrochlorin chelatase: MAASGRALVLFAHGARDARWREPFERLQQKLVAALPGCEVRLSFLELMSPLLPDTLAELAAGGVAEVTVVPVFFGQGGHIRRDLPALLDQCRQAHPGLQLHCAAAVGESDAVLDAIAAYCMASLPGADRAQP; the protein is encoded by the coding sequence ATGGCAGCTTCCGGTCGTGCCCTGGTCCTGTTCGCACACGGCGCGCGCGATGCGCGCTGGCGCGAGCCGTTCGAGCGGCTGCAGCAGAAGCTGGTTGCCGCCCTGCCCGGCTGCGAAGTGCGGCTGTCGTTCCTGGAACTGATGTCGCCCCTGCTGCCGGATACGCTGGCGGAACTTGCCGCGGGCGGCGTGGCCGAGGTCACCGTGGTGCCGGTGTTCTTTGGCCAGGGCGGCCATATCCGGCGCGACCTGCCTGCCCTTCTCGACCAGTGCCGGCAGGCCCATCCTGGCCTGCAGCTTCACTGCGCGGCCGCGGTCGGCGAGTCCGATGCGGTGCTGGATGCGATCGCGGCTTACTGCATGGCGTCGCTGCCGGGCGCGGATCGCGCACAGCCCTGA